The following are encoded together in the Anoplopoma fimbria isolate UVic2021 breed Golden Eagle Sablefish chromosome 13, Afim_UVic_2022, whole genome shotgun sequence genome:
- the setbp1 gene encoding SET-binding protein, whose translation MEPRDLVGTARPKEAELPGGRVGPNEGVREGSGANGLARSDDVINGAISEGEGLEEQGEGLLEEQEFSIKEASFQEGSLKLKIQTTKRTKKPPKNLENYICPPEIRMTIRPQVGEGKGGRQGRTGGGAGRGQKDEERGPPRKRTYERQFRMPEQKEGGLLQLLGDHTPPKHQLRSSLPPAHAQQTHHTQQFQHAHGHQHQINPDWITSPAPSASPANPADSEPARELAGAGRSSSLDPTQPFSRTATQSPSPQRSLTPDLQLPVVTDASILNLTSLSRGRGLQEVSEQLFGNIKRKYGRKDSQRMLCNPHSADTPWGRQPEKGSDSPTNSEERQKYRQEETAERFHEDREERRKEERERAIAGRRGNEEDRGMPMLTEEGKGRKRRRRPSFDETFSAEEQLQHRQDSDTTEKDQPGPPEPKVAHKMETHKNDPRLTSPADVSRERIEKAERTDKGDKREKGERVDRAERGEIVISGPDPESALSANRMKKNPVGRPKISADTFKHREQAHNHINKANLNTNPRLPSPNPSPRGSISPIPRANISPSLSPKPRVALSPSPCHSTSSTSSSRTTKAKDRWSYLKAKSHASLTSPQRDNRGSPLTLADPPSAFPITPSSPLYTNTDSLTVHTPIKRKRGRPKKQPLLTVETIHEGTSTSPPSPLAQETFAGLNRRRKTHTLNTLVQMASTTTSSNSNSLKLKRGRGPSRPVNKMKLGKMQSILNEILSGSSQNGTLALKSSSAPVTSAMSAMASTIEARLGKQINVSKRGTIYIGKKRGRKPRAETQGSNPPKTTRDKPPLSLSASSLYESPVVPSATLSPSSSAPSLRTSHSDATMPSLQPISAMPSKPPGRSFLSGGWKLSPPRLLANSPSHLSEGASVKEVTLSPISESHSEETIPSDSGIGTDNNSTSDQTEKGSASRRRYSFDLCGFEAVEAAALEASNRGSRARCERQVTAVDNFLSQQEKKQKHHRRKRKCLQSRDHLHFLSELEEVVVKLQQLRVSHRRYTCFPQQPYPSIFRLNFHHYYPVTYDSYPCDSSSYLRRSADLKAKRRRGRPAKASEPITSKLPFVQGYGYPLAGGNYYAAPYAMPYAPPLSLGYFPPAAPFYLPHHSLGPAPPSPFMRPAVPPPKAFHSSGHPKLQPGAKLRSASGPLQGPSVRGEGLGSLGSGSAGGLAGVRLHKRKHKHKHKHKDEPLLSLRDRQELGGLFSGAKTSARLSMLSDRRDLVSQGPSKHLEKQRGSGRASSLGSSLGMFESEQLSTHSLADSQFHSRLTRQPINSFMSSYSSQTQRSESASDLFLGSREDECGGRSRKTRIAVFGDQGLMSFQTARPEPGHMNNCSGPSHNDVPSKRRYKRREVEQIQKDVRRMHSLNFEHVQKILRAKRLQRQAKTGNNVVKRRPGRPRKQPIETSEPTNRRPDNRADGRGLDMLAVRRGDGRTQGMPVLERCDDLPGRQSLRPSLTPEPLEFSNHDSISATIESVVHQARSVPPLAKRGKRRGRGHSRDELWAPSSQ comes from the exons ATGGAGCCAAGGGATCTGGTTGGCACGGCCCGACCCAAAGAGGCGGAGTTACCGGGAGGCAGGGTTGGGCCGAATGAAGGGGTCCGGGAAGGATCTGGGGCCAACGGTTTGGCGCGCAGTGATGATGTGATTAACGGTGCCATAAGCGAAGGGGAGGGGCTAGAGGAGCAGGGGGAGGGGctcctggaggagcaggagtTCTCCATCAAGGAAGCAAGTTTCCAGGAAGGAAGTCTAAAGCTGAAGATTCAGACCACCAAGCGCACCAAGAAGCCCCCCAAGAACCTTGAGAACTACATTTGCCCACCTGAAATCAGGATGACCATCAGACCCCAAGTTGGAGAGGGCAAAGGGGGGCGGCAGGGACGAACAGGAGGCGGGGCAGGGCGGGGCCAGAAAGATGAAGAACGAGGACCCCCCAGAAAAAGG ACATACGAGCGCCAGTTCAGAATGCCTGAGCAGAAAGAGGGAGGCCTGCTGCAACTACTGGGAGATCACACTCCGCCCAAACACCAGCTTCGcagctccctccctcctgcaCACGCACagcaaacacatcacacacaacaaTTCCAACACGCTCATGGACATCAACACCAAATTAATCCAGACTGGATCACGTCTCCGGCACCTTCTGCATCCCCGGCCAATCCTGCAGATTCTGAGCCAGCCAGAGAACTTGCAGGAGCCGGTAGGAGCTCTTCTCTTGATCCAACCCAACCTTTCTCACGAACAGCTACACAAAGCCCTTCACCTCAGAGATCCCTGACTCCAGACCTGCAGTTGCCAGTGGTTACAGATGCCAGTATTCTCAACCTGACCTCTCTCAGCAG GGGGAGGGGGTTGCAAGAGGTCAGTGAGCAGCTCTTTGGGAACATCAAGAGGAAGTACGGCAGGAAGGACTCCCAGAGGATGCTCTGTAATCCCCACAGTGCTGATACACCTTGGGGAAGACAGCCAGAGAAAGGATCGGACAGCCCAACTAATTCAGAGGAGAGGCAGAAGTACAGGCAAGAGGAGACAGCTGAGCGGTTCCATGAAGATcgagaggaaaggagaaaagaggaacGAGAGCGGGCGATTgctgggaggagaggaaatgaagaagACAGAGGGATGCCCATGTTGACAGAGGAagggaaaggaagaaagaggcGGAGGAGGCCTTCTTTTGACGAGACGTTTTCTGCAGAGGAGCAATTACAGCACCGGCAGGACTCTGACACTACAGAGAAGGACCAGCCTGGGCCCCCAGAACCCAAAGTGGCACATAAGATGGAGACTCACAAAAACGACCCTCGACTCACAAGTCCTGCCGATGTCAGTAGAGAGCGGATCGAAAAAGCAGAGAGAACAGATAAAGGcgataaaagagaaaaaggagagagagtaGACAGGGCAGAAAGAGGAGAGATAGTTATAAGCGGGCCTGACCCAGAGTCAGCTTTGAGTGCAAATAGAATGAAAAAGAACCCTGTGGGTCGTCCTAAGATCAGTGCTGACACCTTTAAACATAGAGAGCAGGCTCATAATCACATCAACAAAGCCAATCTGAACACAAACCCCAGACTCCCTAGCCCAAACCCAAGCCCCAGGGGCAGCATCAGTCCGATCCCGAGGGCTAACATTAGTCCCAGTCTCAGCCCCAAACCCAGGGTGGCCTTGAGTCCTAGCCCCTGCCACAGCACAAGCTCCACATCCAGTTCCAGAACAACCAAGGCCAAGGACAGGTGGTCCTACCTGAAAGCTAAAAGCCATGCGAGCCTCACATCACCCCAGAGAGACAACCGGGGAAGCCCCTTGACCTTAGCTGACCCACCTTCAGCCTTCCCCATCACCCCCTCTAGCCCCCTCTACACCAACACTGACAGCCTGACCGTCCACACACCCATTAAGAGGAAACGAGGACGACCCAAGAAACAGCCACTCCTAACAGTGGAGACCATCCATGAGGGCACCTCCACCTCGCCTCCAAGCCCACTGGCACAGGAAACCTTTGCAGGGTTAAACCGTaggaggaagacacacacactcaacacattAGTGCAAATGGCCTCCACGACCACCAGCTCCAATTCCAATAGTCTGAAACTAAAACGTGGTAGGGGCCCTTCCAGGCCGGTGAATAAGATGAAGCTTGGGAAAATGCAAAGTATCCTGAATGAGATCCTTTCAGGCTCCAGTCAGAATGGCACTCTGGCTCTGAAATCATCTTCGGCCCCTGTTACCTCAGCTATGAGTGCCATGGCGTCCACTATTGAGGCTCGGCTGGGAAAACAGATAAACGTCAGCAAGAGAGGAACCATCTACATTGGTAAGAAGAGAGGGCGGAAACCCAGAGCAGAAACCCAAGGCTCCAACCCTCCCAAAACCACTAGGGACAAgccccccctgtctctctccgcATCCAGTCTCTACGAGAGCCCTGTAGTGCCTTCGGCCACCTTGTCCCCCAGCTCCAGTGCTCCATCCTTAAGAACCAGCCACTCTGATGCCACTATGCCCAGTTTGCAGCCCATCTCAGCCATGCCCTCCAAACCACCAGGCAGGAGCTTCCTCTCTGGCGGATGGAAGCTCTCTCCTCCACGCCTTCTGGCTAATTCACCTTCCCACCTGTCAGAGGGGGCGTCGGTGAAGGAGGTGACCCTGTCCCCCATCAGCGAGTCCCACAGCGAGGAGACTATTCCAAGCGACAGTGGGATTGGGACAGACAACAACAGCACCTCAGATCAAACTGAGAAGGGCTCCGCCTCTCGACGCAG GTACTCATTTGATCTGTGTGGGTTTGAGGCTGTGGAGGCAGCAGCCCTGGAAGCATCCAACAGAGGCAGCAGGGCACGCTGTGAACGGCAAGTAACTGCTGTCGACAACTTCCTGTCACAACAggaaaagaagcaaaaacatCATCGACGGAAGAGGAAGTGCCTACAGAGCCGGGATCATCTTCACTTTCTCTCAGAACTGGAGGAG GTTGTGGTAAAGCTCCAGCAGCTACGAGTGTCTCACAGACGATACACCTGCTTCCCCCAGCAGCCATATCCCTCCATTTTCCGCCTCAACTTCCATCATTACTATCCTGTTACCTACGACTCCTATCCCTGTGACTCCAGCTCGTACCTCCGCAGGAGCGCCGATCTGAAGGCTAAGAGGAGAcgtggccgtccagccaaagcCAGCGAGCCAATCACATCGAAGCTGCCTTTCGTTCAAGGATATGGTTATCCGCTGGCAGGGGGAAATTACTATGCAGCACCGTATGCGATGCCTTACGCACCTCCTCTGAGTCTGGGCTACTTTCCCCCTGCTGCCCCATTTTACCTGCCCCATCACTCGCTCGGACCTGCACCTCCTTCTCCCTTCATGAGGCCTGCTGTCCCCCCTCCCAAGGCTTTCCACTCCAGTGGACACCCAAAGCTCCAACCAGGGGCCAAGCTTCGCAGTGCCAGTGGCCCACTCCAGGGGCCCTCTGTAAGAGGAGAGGGCCTGGGATCCCTGGGCAGTGGCAGTGCAGGTGGTCTTGCTGGGGTTCGCCTCCATAAGAGGAAGCACAAGCACAAACATAAGCACAAGGACGAACCCCTCCTTTCACTGCGAGACCGGCAGGAGTTGGGTGGACTCTTCAGCGGAGCCAAGACCAGTGCACGCCTTAGCATGCTGAGTGACAGGAGGGACTTGGTCAGTCAGGGCCCTTCGAAGCATCTGGAGAAGCAGAGGGGCAGTGGTCGAGCCTCAAGCCTCGGATCCAGCTTAGGGATGTTTGAGTCGGAGCAGCTGTCCACACACTCTCTCGCCGACAGCCAGTTCCACTCCCGTCTGACTCGACAGCCAATAAACAGCTTCATGAGCAGCTACAGTAGCCAAACGCAGCGGTCAGAATCAGCTTCTGACCTCTTTCTGGGGTCACGGGAGGACGAGtgtggagggaggagcagaaaGACGAGGATCGCTGTGTTTGGAGATCAGGGCTTAATGTCATTCCAAACTGCCAGGCCGGAGCCAGGACACATGAACAACTGCTCTGGTCCCTCTCACAATG aTGTTCCCAGTAAGCGGAGGTATAAGCGACGTGAGGTGGAACAGATCCAGAAGGACGTGAGGAGGATGCATTCATTGAACTTTGAGCATGTGCAGAAGATCCTCCGTGCCAAGCGCCTGCAGCGACAAgccaaaacaggaaacaatgtCGTCAAAAGACGGCCTGGGCGGCCCCGAAAACAACCCATAGAAACATCAGAGCCGACAAATAGGAGGCCGGATAATCGGGCTGACGGTCGGGGTTTGGACATGTTGGCCGTTAGGAGGGGTGATGGGAGGACTCAGGGGATGCCTGTCCTGGAAAGGTGTGATGACCTGCCAGGTAGGCAGAGCCTCAGACCAAGCTTGACCCCCGAGCCTCTGGAGTTCTCAAACCACGATTCCATCTCAGCAACGATTGAGTCTGTGGTGCATCAAGCGCGATCTGTGCCTCCACTGGCCAAAAGGGGGAAACGCAGAGGCAGGGGCCACAGCAGGGACGAGTTATGGGCTCCTTCCAGTCAATAA